Below is a window of Holophagales bacterium DNA.
GGGCCGCCTCGGCCGCCTCGCGCGTCGGGAAGATCATCTGCGACAGCTTCACGAGCGGCGGGTGACTCCAGCGCTCGGGCTGCCTGGCGTACTCGGCCCTCAGGTCGGCGTCATCGATCGACTCGAGGCGGGCGGTCCTCGCGAGGACCTCGCGGCGCCTCTCGGAGGCCGTCTCACCCTTCGGCTGCGGGTCGGCGGCGTCGACGGCCTTCTGGAGGAGGCGCTCCTCGAGGTACTGGTCGAGGAGGCTCGACGCGACCTGGGGAGAGACCTCCACGAGGGGGGCCCCTGCCGCGGCGCGGACGTAGGTCCCGAAGTCGTCCTCCTCCACCGGCTCGTCGCCGATGAGGGCGATGACCGACGCGCTCCGGGCGGCGTCCGGACCCCTGCGGGAGCAGGCCGGTGCGACGAGCAGTACGGAGAGGAGGAGCGGGACGAGACGGTTCACGGCGGTCCTCCGGCGAACGCGGCGAGGAGCCCTGGCGCCGTGAGGGCGCCGGGACGCGCGAGGGACTTGAGGAAGCGGCCCGCCACGCCGCAGACCTCCTCCGTGTCGGGCGAAAGGCCCCGGAAGAGCTCGGGAACGCGGAAGGCGTCCGGCCCGGTCGCCGTGAGCTGCCGGCCCTTGAGCGCCGAAAGGAAGCGGTCGGGATCGAGACGATGGCCCGTCTCGAGCGTGACGGCCAGCTCGGCGCCGCGCCGCTGGATCGTGCGGACGCCCAGGTCGAGGGCGAGAAGGCGCAGCCTCGAGAGGCCGAGAAGGCGCGCGAACTCGGGCGGCGGGGTGCCGTAGCGGTCCTCGGCCTCCTTCGCGAGATGGTCGAGGGCGTCGATGCCGTCGGCCGTCGCGAGGCGCTTGTAGAGAGCGATCCGGAGGCTCTCCTCGCCGATCCACTTCGCCGGCAGCCCGAGCGGCAGGCCGAGCTGGAGCGTCACCTCGCGCTTCTCGACCACCGGCTCGCCCCTCAGCTCGCCGATCGCCTCCTCGAGGAGCGTGACGTACGTCTCGAAGCCGACGGCGTCGATGTGGCCCGACTGTTCCCCGCCCAGGACGTTTCCCGCGCCGCGGATCTCGAGGTCCTTGGCGGCGATCCGGAAGCCGGCGCCGAGGTCGGAGAACTCCTGGATGGCGCGCAGGCGCCGGCGGGCGTCGTCGGTGAGGGCCATGCCGGGCGGGACGAGGAGCCAGCAGGAGGCGGGCTTGTCGCTCCGGCCGACCCGGCCTCGCAGCTGGTAGAGCTGCGAGAGGCCGTAGAGGTCGGCGCGGTCGATGATCATCGTGTTGGCCGTCGGAATGTCGAGGCCGTTCTCGACGATCGTCGTCGCGAGAAGGAGGTCGGCGGCGCGCGTCGTGAACGCGCGCATCGTCCGCTCCAGCTCCCCTTCCGACATCTGGCCGTGCCCGACGACGACGCGGCACTCCGGGACGAGCTCGGCGAGCCGCTCGCGCCAGACGCCGAGCCCCTCGATCCGGTTGTGGACGAGGTAGACCTGCCCTCCCCGGTCCAGCTCGGCGCGGATCGCCTCCCGCACGACCTCGTCCCCCTGCGGCACGACGTGCGTCGCGATGGCGAGGCGGTCCTTCGGGGGGGTCTCGATGACGGAGAGGTCGCGGATCCCGCCGAGGGCCAGGTTCAGGGAACGGGGGATCGGCGTCGCCGACATCGAGAGGACCTCGACCGACGCGCGCAGCTCCTTCAGCTTCTCCTTCTGCGCGACGCCGAAGCGCTGCTCCTCGTCGATGACGACGAGACCGAGGTCCTTGAAGGAGACGTCCTTCGAGAGGATCCGGTGCGTCCCGACGACGACGTCGAGGGTCCCCTCGGCGAGACGGCGCACGACCTCCTTCTGCTCGTCGGCGTTCCGGAAGCGGGAGAGGAGGTCGATCGTCACCGGAAACGCGGCGAAGCGGCGCCTCAGCGTCCGGTGGTGCTGGTCGGCGAGGATCGTGGTCGGGGCGAGGATGGCCGCCTGCTTGCCGTCGAGGACGCACTTGAAGACGGCCCGCATCGCGACCTCGGTCTTGCCGTAGCCGACGTCGCCGCAGAGGAGCCGGTCCATCGTCTTCTCCGACTCCATGTCGCGCTTGATGTCCCGGATCGCGCCGAGCTGGTCGGGCGTCTCCGTGAACTCGAACGCCTCCTCGAACTCCTTCTGCCACGGCGAGTCCTTGGAGAAGGCGTGCCCCGGCGTCGTCGCGCGGCGCGCGTAGAGCTTCAGGAGCTGCTCGGCGATGTCCTTGACGGCCTTTCGGACCGACGCCTTGCGCTTCGCCCAGCCGGTACCGCCGAGCTTGTCGAGGGGCGGAGCGGGCCCGTCGCCGCCGCTCTGGTACTTCTGGAGGAGATCGAGCCTCTCGACCGGGACGAGCAGCCGGGAGTCGCCCGCGTAACGCAGGTCGACCATCTCGCGGGCGACGCCGACGTCCTGGATCGTCACGAGGCCGCGGAAGAGGCCGATGCCGTACTCGCCATGAACGACGAAGTCCCCCGGTTTCAGGTCCCTGAGGTCCGAGAGAAACGCCTCGGAGGCGGCCCTTCGCCTGGGGGCGGCGGCGCGAGGCTCGCCGAGCACGTCGGTGGCCGTGAGGACGAGAAGCCCCCCCGGACGGAAGAGGAAGCCCGACGCCGGGCCGCCGTCGAGGAGGCGGCAGGCGCCCGGCGCCAGCGGCGCCGTCGCGTCTCCCTCGGCCCCTGCGAACGCGATCTCGTACTCGGCGAGGATCCGCGCGAGGTGCTCGCGCTCCCCCTTCGTGGGCGCCGCCAGGACGACGGAGAGGCCGTCGCGCCGCGCCCGCTCGATCTCGCGCGGTACGTCGGGGAGCCGATCCTCGAACGAGAGGACCTCTTCCGCCCCCACGAGGAGCGTCTCTCCCGCCGGCACCGCCGCCGCGAAGGCGACGAGCGCGCGTCCGCGCACGAGCTCCGCCATCCGGTCGGCGTCCCCCGCGAGGCGGATGGGGTCCGGGAGGGACTTCCCCTGCTTCCTCACCTTCTCGTAGTCGAGGCGGAGGAGGTCCGCGGCGCGGGCGAGCTCCTCGGCCACGCCCTCGGGGTCGTCGACCGCGAGGGCGAAGGAGCGGGCGTGGTCGAGGATCGAGGCGGGGGTCTCGCCGGCGTGGAGGAGCGGGAGGAGCTCCTCGAGACCGTCGTTCTTCCTCGGGGCGTCGGGATCCCGCGGGACGGGCGGCTCGTCGTCCTCCACCCGGCAGGCGGCCAGGACCGCGAGAGCCCTCTCGCGGCTCTTCGGGGTG
It encodes the following:
- a CDS encoding peptidyl-prolyl cis-trans isomerase, with translation MNRLVPLLLSVLLVAPACSRRGPDAARSASVIALIGDEPVEEDDFGTYVRAAAGAPLVEVSPQVASSLLDQYLEERLLQKAVDAADPQPKGETASERRREVLARTARLESIDDADLRAEYARQPERWSHPPLVKLSQMIFPTREAAEAARRKVLSGAEWETVSKEVSRAPNAATGGGLGWLERTDLPGAFEKAVWGLQAGGVSPILPAGHGVHLFRVEERADGRVVPFEEARPALLLAVAERRSSEAVASLLAASSLRWRVAVIEEHLPFPYVGGAARFSLDSAP
- the mfd gene encoding transcription-repair coupling factor; amino-acid sequence: MQGRRDPLLDKVAAAPSVANLLTRLEARVLEDAPGGVSLVGAPPGLLPYLFGASSAALGLRWAVVCAHERDAAALHRDAASVLGPERVAFFPAPSLTPYQGIPPSLKVRREEYGALARLAEGNVDFLVVPARALLRILPGPDDVRRRSLVVAPGERIEVGRLVAALVAEGYARADLVTECGDLAVRGGLVDVFPPNLAEPVRIELGFEEVESVRTFDPDTQRSTGTLARVLLPPMSATPDTPKSRERALAVLAACRVEDDEPPVPRDPDAPRKNDGLEELLPLLHAGETPASILDHARSFALAVDDPEGVAEELARAADLLRLDYEKVRKQGKSLPDPIRLAGDADRMAELVRGRALVAFAAAVPAGETLLVGAEEVLSFEDRLPDVPREIERARRDGLSVVLAAPTKGEREHLARILAEYEIAFAGAEGDATAPLAPGACRLLDGGPASGFLFRPGGLLVLTATDVLGEPRAAAPRRRAASEAFLSDLRDLKPGDFVVHGEYGIGLFRGLVTIQDVGVAREMVDLRYAGDSRLLVPVERLDLLQKYQSGGDGPAPPLDKLGGTGWAKRKASVRKAVKDIAEQLLKLYARRATTPGHAFSKDSPWQKEFEEAFEFTETPDQLGAIRDIKRDMESEKTMDRLLCGDVGYGKTEVAMRAVFKCVLDGKQAAILAPTTILADQHHRTLRRRFAAFPVTIDLLSRFRNADEQKEVVRRLAEGTLDVVVGTHRILSKDVSFKDLGLVVIDEEQRFGVAQKEKLKELRASVEVLSMSATPIPRSLNLALGGIRDLSVIETPPKDRLAIATHVVPQGDEVVREAIRAELDRGGQVYLVHNRIEGLGVWRERLAELVPECRVVVGHGQMSEGELERTMRAFTTRAADLLLATTIVENGLDIPTANTMIIDRADLYGLSQLYQLRGRVGRSDKPASCWLLVPPGMALTDDARRRLRAIQEFSDLGAGFRIAAKDLEIRGAGNVLGGEQSGHIDAVGFETYVTLLEEAIGELRGEPVVEKREVTLQLGLPLGLPAKWIGEESLRIALYKRLATADGIDALDHLAKEAEDRYGTPPPEFARLLGLSRLRLLALDLGVRTIQRRGAELAVTLETGHRLDPDRFLSALKGRQLTATGPDAFRVPELFRGLSPDTEEVCGVAGRFLKSLARPGALTAPGLLAAFAGGPP